The proteins below come from a single candidate division WOR-3 bacterium genomic window:
- a CDS encoding right-handed parallel beta-helix repeat-containing protein — protein sequence MKKCIRCMILLGLLCFFSIGNAIILYVHPDSTLNLIQVALDSCSTNDTVLVGPGVYYENIDWPYVQGINLLSEYGPDTTVIDGSKESGVIYLSLMPTDSTTSIRGFTIRNGDAWQGGGIHSVGGRPRITNNIITNNTSQWQSRNNRLSAGYEYGYPRVGRSSEFSTLGPPPQGGGIYTEWSSAVIVNNVISENISYQGGGVACFCDAANIAPLVMNNTITANTAHAGGGVYIDCPFTMTVVRENVISGNTANYGGGLACYYVINPLLAITMNTITENSADSAGGGIWSYLASSPIIDSNIISGNAGDGIYSGYNSSPLVINNNITGNVGFAVRNDDPDELVVAENNWWGDASGPYHPVTNPGGMGDTVSDYVDYEPWMTLPGTGELTLQTQSVSMLQIHPNPFGDYTIIRYSILDTGHLIDNPTLTIYDVSGRRVKDFGQLPEIGYQASVKWDGADSANRKLPGGVYFAQLVAGEHSETAKLILLR from the coding sequence ATGAAGAAATGTATACGATGCATGATTTTATTGGGCTTGCTGTGCTTCTTTTCCATTGGCAACGCGATAATTCTTTACGTTCATCCAGATTCTACTCTGAATTTGATACAGGTGGCTCTGGATTCATGTTCTACTAATGATACGGTGCTGGTTGGCCCGGGAGTCTATTACGAGAATATAGACTGGCCATATGTTCAGGGGATCAACCTTCTGAGTGAATACGGTCCCGATACCACGGTTATTGACGGCAGTAAAGAAAGCGGTGTCATATACCTGTCTTTGATGCCAACGGATTCGACGACATCGATCCGCGGTTTCACGATAAGAAACGGCGACGCATGGCAAGGTGGTGGAATACACTCTGTCGGGGGCAGACCAAGGATCACCAATAATATCATTACCAACAACACCTCGCAGTGGCAATCGCGAAACAACCGTTTAAGCGCGGGGTATGAATATGGATATCCTCGCGTTGGTCGCTCGTCAGAATTTTCGACACTCGGTCCGCCGCCACAAGGCGGAGGTATCTATACCGAGTGGTCATCGGCCGTGATAGTCAATAATGTGATAAGTGAAAACATTTCCTATCAGGGAGGCGGCGTTGCCTGTTTCTGCGACGCGGCGAATATCGCTCCCCTGGTCATGAACAACACTATTACGGCGAATACGGCACACGCGGGCGGCGGTGTCTATATCGATTGCCCGTTCACGATGACCGTTGTCAGGGAAAACGTGATTTCCGGCAACACGGCCAATTACGGAGGCGGCTTAGCCTGTTACTATGTGATCAATCCCCTGCTGGCGATCACCATGAATACAATAACAGAGAACTCCGCTGATTCTGCAGGCGGCGGGATCTGGTCTTATCTTGCATCCTCGCCGATCATCGACAGCAACATCATATCAGGTAATGCCGGGGATGGGATATACAGTGGGTATAATTCGTCGCCGCTGGTCATCAACAACAACATCACGGGTAACGTTGGTTTTGCTGTCCGAAACGACGATCCGGACGAACTCGTTGTTGCCGAAAATAACTGGTGGGGAGATGCTTCCGGTCCATATCATCCGGTTACCAACCCGGGTGGCATGGGTGATACGGTGAGCGATTATGTTGACTATGAACCCTGGATGACATTGCCCGGCACTGGTGAGCTCACCCTTCAAACACAATCTGTGAGCATGCTGCAAATCCATCCCAACCCATTCGGCGATTATACCATCATACGATACTCGATTCTCGATACCGGACACTTGATAGACAACCCGACATTGACTATCTACGACGTGAGTGGCAGACGAGTCAAAGACTTTGGGCAGTTACCTGAGATCGGTTATCAGGCATCAGTGAAGTGGGATGGGGCTGACAGTGCCAACAGGAAGCTGCCAGGCGGTGTTTATTTTGCACAGCTTGTAGCAGGCGAACACTCGGAAACGGCAAAGCTTATTCTACTGAGATAA
- a CDS encoding phosphoribosylaminoimidazolesuccinocarboxamide synthase, which translates to MDTAVGSIDIPGLKKLRSGKVREVFDLGDQLLICATDRISAFDYILPTLIPKKGEILTQLSIFWFQATNHIIENHFITDDVNKYPPAVLDYKETLQGRSMLVNKAELIEVECVARGYIAGSAWNEYEKTGIVGDVACSNLKKGDKFPIPLFTPATKSFSGHDVNISFEEMKKTVPARDAEYIKHKTIEIYNFTHDYALERGIVIADTKFEFGRLNDKIILIDEIFTPDSSRFWDKELYDKERSLIAFDKQFVRDYLLSTDWNRNSEPPELPLDIVEKTVERYKEALKRLTR; encoded by the coding sequence ATGGACACAGCAGTAGGGTCGATCGATATACCGGGACTCAAAAAACTGAGATCGGGAAAAGTCCGCGAGGTATTTGACTTGGGCGACCAATTGCTGATATGCGCCACAGACCGCATTTCCGCGTTCGACTATATTCTGCCGACGCTTATTCCCAAGAAAGGCGAAATCCTTACCCAATTGTCCATATTCTGGTTCCAGGCAACAAACCATATTATCGAAAACCACTTTATCACCGATGATGTCAACAAGTATCCCCCGGCCGTCCTGGATTATAAAGAAACCCTGCAAGGCCGTTCGATGCTCGTGAACAAAGCAGAATTGATCGAAGTCGAATGTGTTGCGCGCGGGTATATTGCCGGTTCAGCGTGGAATGAATACGAGAAGACCGGCATAGTAGGTGACGTAGCGTGCAGCAATCTAAAGAAAGGTGACAAATTCCCGATACCACTTTTCACACCTGCCACCAAATCGTTTTCAGGACACGATGTCAATATCAGCTTCGAAGAAATGAAGAAAACGGTACCAGCAAGAGACGCTGAATACATCAAGCACAAAACGATCGAAATCTATAACTTCACCCATGATTACGCGCTTGAACGGGGCATCGTGATCGCAGACACAAAGTTTGAGTTCGGAAGGTTGAACGACAAGATTATACTCATCGATGAGATATTTACGCCTGATTCAAGTCGCTTCTGGGACAAGGAGCTGTACGACAAAGAACGTTCCCTCATTGCCTTTGATAAGCAGTTCGTACGCGATTATCTGCTCAGCACTGATTGGAACAGGAATTCAGAACCGCCCGAGTTGCCGCTCGACATCGTCGAGAAAACGGTTGAGCGTTACAAAGAAGCGCTGAAAAGACTGACTCGATAA
- a CDS encoding YebC/PmpR family DNA-binding transcriptional regulator, producing MSGHSKWSKIKRKKGSADAARGRLFSKLIKAITIAARHGGGDPDSNARLRTAVDEAKSNNMPWDNIERAIKRGTGEIDGQALEEVTYEAYGPGGVAILIEIVTDNRNRATSEIRHVLSRLNGSLGTSGSVAWQFSAQGMISVDAKKYDEDTIIAYALEGGATDVKTEDETYLIVTAPDTFSKVKEILQNNKIEILTGEVTKVPQNTVPLTDKEAEKMLKLYEALDALDDVQQVYANFDISDEVMEKISSEAG from the coding sequence ATGTCCGGACATTCGAAATGGTCCAAAATCAAGAGGAAAAAAGGTAGCGCTGATGCAGCACGCGGCAGACTCTTCTCAAAACTTATTAAGGCAATCACGATCGCTGCAAGACACGGCGGTGGAGATCCCGATTCCAATGCAAGACTTCGCACGGCAGTCGACGAGGCTAAATCGAACAACATGCCGTGGGATAACATAGAACGCGCCATCAAGAGAGGAACTGGCGAAATTGATGGTCAGGCGCTCGAAGAAGTCACCTATGAAGCTTACGGACCGGGTGGTGTGGCGATCCTCATTGAGATCGTGACCGATAACCGTAACCGGGCGACATCCGAAATCCGCCATGTACTCTCACGGTTAAATGGCTCGCTCGGCACAAGCGGGTCAGTTGCTTGGCAGTTCAGCGCCCAGGGTATGATATCAGTAGATGCCAAAAAATACGACGAAGATACGATAATCGCCTATGCACTGGAGGGAGGCGCAACCGATGTCAAGACTGAAGATGAAACCTATCTGATAGTAACAGCTCCCGATACTTTTTCCAAGGTGAAAGAAATCCTGCAGAATAATAAGATCGAGATCTTAACTGGTGAAGTCACAAAAGTCCCGCAGAATACTGTCCCGCTCACAGACAAGGAGGCGGAAAAAATGCTGAAACTCTACGAAGCCCTCGATGCTCTGGATGATGTGCAGCAAGTCTACGCAAATTTTGACATCTCCGATGAAGTAATGGAAAAAATCTCCTCGGAAGCAGGTTGA
- the ruvC gene encoding crossover junction endodeoxyribonuclease RuvC — translation MKLIGIDPGINATGYSIIDDKNCITAGTIRTKQTNTYKKISEICIRVESLVNEHNPDYVALEKVFHHKNVQSLIRSSELRGAIIMTILSCGRDVVEYTPAQIKLTTTGNGRASKMQVRYFIEKAIMKDHKRLSSHAIDAVAIAYTATRKIRHDLRHRQQG, via the coding sequence TTGAAGCTTATCGGCATTGACCCGGGGATCAACGCTACCGGCTATAGCATAATAGACGACAAGAACTGTATAACGGCTGGTACGATTCGAACAAAACAAACCAATACCTACAAGAAAATAAGTGAAATATGCATACGCGTGGAAAGTCTGGTGAACGAACACAATCCAGATTATGTAGCTCTTGAAAAGGTTTTCCATCACAAGAACGTGCAAAGTCTCATACGCTCATCCGAGTTAAGAGGAGCGATCATAATGACGATATTGTCATGCGGAAGGGATGTCGTCGAATACACACCGGCGCAGATAAAATTGACGACAACCGGCAATGGGCGGGCGTCAAAAATGCAGGTCAGATATTTCATTGAGAAAGCGATCATGAAAGACCACAAGCGACTTTCGAGTCATGCGATAGACGCGGTCGCCATCGCGTATACAGCAACCCGTAAGATACGCCATGATCTCAGGCACCGTCAACAGGGGTAA